One segment of Oscillospiraceae bacterium MB08-C2-2 DNA contains the following:
- the nth gene encoding endonuclease III encodes MTSKKKNARLLVETLAKKYPDAICSLEYEKPHELLIATRLSAQCTDARVNMVTPGLFGRFPTLESLAEAEIEEVEALVKTCGLYKTKARDIVAMCQMLIDRYGGIVPDTMEDLLSLPGVGRKTANLILGDVYHKPSVVCDTHCIRITNLLGLTDSKNPLIVENQLRAVLPPEDSNDFCHRLVLHGRAVCVARRPDCPACCMAPYCDYAKENLKNSNKAAKKEAK; translated from the coding sequence ATGACCTCCAAAAAGAAAAACGCCCGCCTCTTGGTGGAAACCCTTGCAAAAAAATACCCTGACGCCATCTGCTCGCTGGAATACGAAAAGCCCCACGAGCTTCTCATTGCCACTCGCCTGTCTGCTCAATGCACCGATGCCCGGGTGAATATGGTAACCCCCGGCCTCTTTGGCCGCTTTCCCACTCTTGAAAGCTTGGCCGAGGCTGAAATTGAGGAAGTAGAGGCGCTCGTGAAAACCTGCGGCCTTTACAAAACCAAGGCCCGGGATATTGTGGCCATGTGCCAAATGCTCATAGATCGTTATGGGGGCATTGTCCCCGATACTATGGAAGATTTACTGAGCCTGCCCGGCGTTGGACGCAAAACCGCCAACCTGATTCTGGGGGATGTTTACCATAAGCCTTCCGTGGTATGTGATACCCACTGCATCCGCATCACCAATTTGCTGGGGCTAACGGATTCCAAGAATCCGTTAATTGTGGAAAACCAGCTGCGGGCTGTTCTTCCGCCGGAGGATTCCAACGACTTCTGCCACCGTCTGGTGCTGCATGGCAGAGCGGTTTGCGTGGCCCGCCGCCCCGATTGCCCCGCCTGCTGTATGGCTCCTTACTGCGACTATGCTAAGGAAAACCTTAAAAACAGCAACAAGGCCGCAAAAAAGGAAGCGAAATAA